Proteins from a genomic interval of Flavobacteriales bacterium TMED191:
- a CDS encoding 50S ribosomal protein L20, with protein MPRSVNSVAAKARRKKIIKQAKGYFGRRKNVFTVAKNAVEKALSYAYRDRKVNKRNFRALWIQRINAGVREYGLSYSEFMGLLKKKDIKINRKVLADLAMNHKEIFKSLVEETKK; from the coding sequence ATGCCAAGATCTGTTAATTCTGTTGCTGCAAAAGCAAGACGAAAAAAAATAATAAAACAAGCTAAAGGTTACTTTGGGAGGAGAAAAAATGTATTTACAGTAGCCAAGAATGCTGTGGAAAAAGCATTATCGTATGCTTATAGAGATCGAAAAGTAAATAAAAGAAATTTTCGAGCTTTATGGATACAAAGAATAAACGCAGGGGTTCGAGAATACGGACTGTCTTATTCGGAGTTCATGGGCCTTCTTAAAAAAAAGGACATCAAAATTAACAGAAAAGTTTTAGCTGATTTAGCAATGAATCACAAAGAAATATTTAAATCTCTTGTTGAAGAGACAAAAAAATAA
- a CDS encoding tetratricopeptide repeat protein codes for MRLIIIFFLVIFSQCNSPNSTSNLTYLDSLSFLIQKDSSDFKVLSQRAKFYLDNNNIQSAKSDIDQAYSVFKNDINVLLIKGDIYFELNETRISKKSWERCLSVDPNKIECRIKLTNLLCAVRDTSCRSMIDTLAQLQNGIVSTSIIVYLKEMKEYDLALRLLNNLLEEDTVDKEVLYLTSLIYSDTTSTNRFFDSELSEKYFKEIIARYPSDSQVYYNFGKHKQNMSQFSLALDLYNKGIKLNPNSMQTYYNMGFCELELNNYPQAINHFSSAISIDNSFLIAYHARAYAYTLNGDYKQAQSDWKNCLMINPSYIPAIEGLSSR; via the coding sequence ATGCGGCTAATTATCATTTTTTTTTTAGTTATATTTTCTCAATGTAATTCGCCTAATAGCACATCAAATCTCACTTACTTAGATTCTCTTTCTTTTTTAATTCAAAAAGACTCATCAGATTTTAAAGTATTAAGTCAACGAGCCAAATTTTACTTAGATAATAATAATATACAATCAGCAAAATCAGATATTGATCAAGCCTATAGTGTTTTTAAGAATGATATAAATGTTTTACTGATTAAAGGAGATATTTATTTTGAGCTCAATGAAACAAGAATTTCAAAAAAATCATGGGAACGCTGTCTTAGTGTTGATCCAAATAAAATAGAATGTCGTATCAAATTGACTAATTTGTTATGCGCTGTAAGAGACACGAGCTGTAGGTCAATGATTGATACATTAGCTCAGTTACAAAATGGTATTGTATCTACTTCAATTATTGTTTATTTAAAAGAAATGAAAGAATATGACTTAGCTCTTAGGTTGTTGAACAATCTTTTAGAGGAAGATACAGTAGATAAGGAGGTGTTATATTTAACATCTTTAATTTATAGTGACACTACAAGTACCAATAGATTTTTCGATAGCGAATTATCTGAAAAATACTTCAAAGAAATTATTGCTAGATATCCTAGTGATTCTCAAGTTTATTACAACTTTGGTAAACATAAGCAAAACATGTCTCAATTCAGTTTAGCATTGGATTTGTATAATAAAGGAATTAAGTTAAACCCAAATTCTATGCAGACATACTATAATATGGGATTTTGCGAACTTGAATTAAATAATTACCCTCAAGCAATTAATCATTTTTCTTCTGCAATTTCGATTGACAATTCTTTTTTAATTGCATATCATGCACGAGCTTATGCATATACTTTGAATGGCGATTATAAGCAGGCTCAATCGGACTGGAAGAATTGTCTAATGATTAATCCTTCATATATCCCCGCAATAGAGGGCTTAAGTAGTAGGTAG
- the lepB gene encoding signal peptidase I has protein sequence MFFISLIIYIVIIYLIYFKDHQFKNIAIGLAILTSLFSFFISIQQVKQFLIFLVIIYIGSIFLKLGGLFLWRIVKSLEYRKKFISCFAYITLYVIALWITVSATNANWLNWFYFIVFFIIDYYYFQFINWPYTEKKDRKISKNDEWEEAITFAIIAATIIHVFFIQPFTIPTSSMEKSMLVGDFLLVSKMHYGANIPNTPLFLPFMHQKIPGTINTPSYSKLIQLGYNRLPGFQTIKNNDIVVFNFPVDTINEEIPFDKKMNYVKRCVGIAGDTLSIINKDVYINSEKQVLSKNIQTQFQYWIRPNNTNQLIQPSVTKKLENLLIENDIESYGSYVSNKNYVEFIKVDQKKKREYKNRFLKSTGEFIVFITKEEKKVLENKLQKWFAFYEKENTKNLFPKSLNNSWTSNNYGPIYIPKKGDTINLNEENIHFYQKIIEDYENNLFEIKQNQFFINGELTNKYEFKMNYYWMMGDNRHNSEDSRVWGFVPENHVVGKPIFTWLSLNYNALNKKGIKSKIGVIRWEKLFTTMRNPTKSYAIHFLVFILIIKLINRYRARKN, from the coding sequence ATGTTTTTTATTTCCTTAATAATATATATTGTAATCATTTACCTAATTTATTTCAAGGACCATCAATTCAAAAATATTGCTATTGGTCTTGCTATACTTACTAGTCTATTTAGTTTTTTTATTTCTATACAACAAGTAAAACAATTTTTAATATTTTTAGTGATAATATATATAGGTTCAATATTCTTAAAATTAGGAGGCTTATTCTTATGGCGAATTGTTAAATCATTAGAATACCGTAAAAAATTTATTAGCTGTTTTGCATACATCACATTATATGTAATTGCATTATGGATCACAGTATCTGCAACTAATGCAAACTGGTTAAATTGGTTTTATTTTATAGTTTTTTTTATAATAGATTACTATTACTTTCAGTTTATTAATTGGCCCTATACTGAAAAAAAGGATCGTAAGATTTCAAAAAATGATGAATGGGAAGAAGCAATTACTTTTGCCATTATTGCTGCTACAATTATTCATGTTTTCTTTATTCAACCCTTTACTATTCCTACCTCTTCAATGGAGAAGAGCATGCTTGTGGGCGATTTTTTATTAGTAAGCAAAATGCATTATGGAGCAAATATCCCAAACACTCCACTTTTTCTGCCTTTTATGCATCAAAAAATACCCGGGACTATCAATACCCCCTCTTATTCTAAGCTAATACAATTAGGATATAATAGACTACCTGGATTTCAAACTATTAAAAATAATGATATTGTAGTTTTTAATTTTCCAGTAGACACAATAAATGAGGAGATTCCATTTGATAAAAAAATGAATTATGTTAAAAGGTGTGTCGGAATAGCTGGAGACACTCTCAGTATTATAAATAAAGATGTTTATATAAATAGCGAAAAACAAGTCCTATCGAAAAATATACAAACACAATTCCAATACTGGATTCGTCCAAATAATACTAATCAACTTATCCAGCCAAGTGTGACAAAAAAATTAGAAAACTTATTAATTGAAAATGACATAGAATCTTATGGAAGTTATGTGTCAAATAAAAATTACGTGGAATTCATAAAAGTAGATCAAAAAAAGAAAAGAGAATACAAAAATAGATTTTTAAAAAGTACCGGTGAATTTATTGTTTTTATTACCAAAGAAGAAAAAAAGGTGCTAGAAAATAAACTCCAGAAATGGTTTGCTTTTTATGAAAAAGAAAATACAAAAAATCTATTTCCAAAAAGTCTAAATAATAGCTGGACATCTAATAACTACGGTCCAATATATATTCCCAAAAAGGGTGATACAATAAATTTAAATGAAGAAAATATTCACTTTTACCAAAAAATTATTGAAGATTATGAAAATAATTTATTTGAAATAAAACAAAATCAATTCTTTATTAATGGAGAATTGACAAATAAATATGAATTTAAAATGAATTATTATTGGATGATGGGAGATAACAGACATAATTCTGAAGATTCAAGGGTCTGGGGGTTTGTTCCAGAAAATCATGTAGTTGGCAAACCAATATTCACATGGTTAAGTCTCAATTATAATGCTCTCAATAAGAAAGGTATTAAATCTAAAATAGGTGTAATTAGATGGGAAAAGTTATTTACTACAATGAGGAATCCCACTAAATCTTATGCAATACATTTTTTAGTATTTATTTTAATAATTAAACTGATAAATCGATATCGGGCTAGAAAAAACTAA
- a CDS encoding ParA family protein, producing MGKIISIVNQKGGVGKTTTAVNLAASLGVLEKKILLIDADPQANATSAIGIDITTKEDRKSIYEVIENTVQIKNTIIKTDSPNLYIIPSNIDLVGAEIELVNHPEREYMLKKQLKLIQNDYDFIIIDCPPSLGLITVNCLSTSDSLIIPIQCEYFALEGLGKLMNTIRQIQNLHNPDLSIDGLLLTMYDSRLRLSNNVIEEVKMHFGEIVFDTIIQRNVRLSEATGYGTSIIKYDANCRGAINYLNLAKEFINKHSLTLDTKHE from the coding sequence ATGGGGAAAATCATATCTATTGTAAATCAAAAAGGAGGGGTTGGAAAAACTACAACTGCGGTAAATCTGGCAGCTAGCTTAGGAGTTTTAGAAAAAAAAATTCTTTTAATTGATGCGGACCCACAAGCAAATGCAACATCTGCAATTGGTATTGATATAACTACAAAAGAAGATCGAAAATCTATCTATGAAGTTATTGAAAACACCGTTCAAATAAAAAATACAATCATAAAAACTGACTCACCTAATTTATATATTATTCCATCGAATATTGATTTAGTTGGCGCGGAGATTGAATTAGTCAATCATCCAGAAAGAGAATATATGCTAAAGAAACAATTAAAATTAATACAAAATGATTATGATTTTATTATAATAGATTGTCCCCCATCGCTTGGATTAATAACAGTCAATTGTCTTAGCACATCAGACTCACTAATTATTCCTATTCAATGTGAATACTTTGCGCTTGAAGGACTAGGTAAATTAATGAATACTATTCGACAAATACAAAACCTACATAATCCAGATCTATCAATTGATGGTTTATTGCTAACAATGTATGATTCTCGACTAAGATTATCCAATAATGTAATCGAAGAAGTAAAAATGCATTTTGGAGAAATAGTATTTGATACTATTATACAAAGAAATGTAAGACTAAGTGAAGCAACAGGTTATGGAACTAGCATAATCAAATATGATGCAAATTGTAGAGGTGCAATAAATTACCTAAACCTAGCAAAAGAATTTATTAATAAACACTCATTAACTCTAGACACCAAACATGAATAA
- a CDS encoding 50S ribosomal protein L35 — protein MPKMKTNSSAKKRFSVTSSGKVKRKHAFKSHILTKKTTKQKRRLTNTGLVDKSDLKNVKQQLSMK, from the coding sequence ATGCCAAAAATGAAAACAAATTCAAGTGCAAAAAAAAGATTTTCTGTGACTAGCTCGGGAAAAGTTAAAAGAAAGCACGCATTTAAAAGTCATATTTTAACTAAAAAAACTACTAAACAAAAACGTAGACTAACAAATACTGGCTTAGTAGATAAATCTGACTTGAAAAATGTAAAACAACAATTATCGATGAAATAA
- the dapB gene encoding 4-hydroxy-tetrahydrodipicolinate reductase, translated as MVIGIIGYGKMGKKIEEISVDWGHTVGMKINSKNPTDLNKSSISEIDVAIEFSQPQHAFKNISLCLENNVPVVSGTTGWLNHMKQIQLFCKKNNGTFFYAENFSIGVNILLKTTELLTQLTKSRNYKIELTETHHKSKKDAPSGTALMIQNMTNNLNNKQKTPIVSKRIGNVIGEHNLEYLSKEDTISLKHTAHNRDGFAKGAILAAEYIRDKTGVFTMQDLINKL; from the coding sequence ATGGTAATTGGCATTATTGGATATGGAAAAATGGGTAAAAAAATTGAAGAAATTTCAGTAGATTGGGGACATACTGTTGGAATGAAAATTAATAGTAAAAACCCTACGGACTTAAATAAAAGTTCTATTTCTGAAATTGATGTCGCAATTGAATTTTCACAACCGCAACATGCATTTAAAAATATTTCTCTTTGTCTTGAAAATAATGTTCCAGTAGTATCAGGAACTACTGGATGGCTGAATCACATGAAACAAATTCAATTATTTTGCAAAAAAAATAATGGAACTTTCTTTTATGCTGAAAACTTCAGTATAGGAGTAAATATTCTTCTAAAAACAACTGAACTATTAACACAATTAACAAAATCTAGAAATTATAAAATTGAATTAACAGAGACCCATCATAAATCTAAAAAAGATGCTCCAAGTGGGACGGCGTTAATGATTCAAAATATGACAAACAACTTAAATAATAAGCAAAAAACACCTATCGTATCTAAAAGAATCGGAAATGTAATCGGAGAACATAATCTAGAGTATTTATCTAAAGAAGATACAATTTCATTAAAACACACAGCACATAATAGAGACGGTTTTGCGAAAGGAGCTATATTAGCTGCAGAATACATAAGAGATAAAACTGGAGTATTTACAATGCAAGATTTAATTAATAAATTATAA
- a CDS encoding DoxX family protein, giving the protein MINLNYFLIFALGNLGEYINEWFFLFFISLFFSILFLQSGIDKIISFSGNLNYFKDHFKKNFFSKQVKLLLILITLLECITGALFVLVLFMLINVGPDSGFIVLGLDYYFVAIWFTLITLCSLFLGQRLANDYIGAVNLGIYFLIALIGLSFPVLYLQLS; this is encoded by the coding sequence ATGATCAATCTAAATTACTTTTTAATTTTTGCTCTAGGGAATTTAGGAGAATATATTAATGAGTGGTTTTTTTTGTTTTTCATTTCTCTTTTTTTTTCTATTCTTTTTTTACAGTCAGGTATTGATAAAATTATATCATTTTCAGGAAATTTAAATTACTTTAAAGATCATTTCAAGAAAAATTTTTTCAGTAAACAAGTTAAATTATTATTAATCCTTATTACATTATTAGAATGTATTACCGGTGCTTTGTTTGTGCTAGTTTTATTTATGTTGATTAATGTAGGTCCTGATTCAGGTTTTATTGTTTTAGGTTTAGATTATTATTTTGTTGCTATTTGGTTTACTCTAATTACATTGTGTAGTTTGTTTTTAGGCCAGAGATTAGCTAATGATTATATAGGTGCTGTTAATTTGGGTATTTATTTCTTGATTGCCTTAATAGGCTTGTCTTTTCCGGTATTGTATTTACAATTATCGTAG
- the thrS gene encoding threonine--tRNA ligase, with protein MITVEFPDKSIRKFTQGTTSLDIAKSISEGLARNVLAAKINGKVVDATKPINSKEKINLELLTWQDKDGKSTFWHSSAHLLAEAIQYYYPDAKFAIGPPIENGFYYDIDFSKNMSFSSEDFPKIESKIIELAKQKNNFTFSPISKKEALDFFSKRENNYKLELTKNLSDGDITFYQQGNFTDLCKGPHIPHTGFIKAVKLINVAGAYWRGDETKTQLTRIYGITFPKKKELDEYLINYEEAKKRDHRKIGKNMGLFMFSQKVGQGLPLWLPKGAYLRDKLIDFMRNTQVNHGYQPVVTPHIGSKDLYVCSGHYDKYGEDSFQPIKTPNQNEEFFLKPMNCPHHCEIYKAQPRSYKDLPIRFAEFGTVYRYEQSGELHGLTRVRAFTQDDAHIFVLPEQLQEEFENVIDLVLYILKAMNLTEYVAQISLRDPNKKDNYIGSDQNWDLSEKAIIEATKNKKLETIVEYGEAAFYGPKLDFMVKDALGRKWQLGTIQVDYNLPERFELEYKGSDDKMHRPVMIHRAPFGSLERFIALFIEHTGGNFPVWLTPEQIIILPISQKHNEYCGKLLNSLKNYDIRGRIDDRNETTGKKIRDAELNRIPFMVIIGDNEIEKNSLSIRQHGGTNLGSMSQNKFIDLIKAKIETELQKN; from the coding sequence ATGATAACTGTTGAATTTCCAGACAAAAGCATAAGAAAATTTACTCAAGGAACAACGTCCTTAGATATTGCAAAAAGTATAAGTGAAGGATTAGCCCGAAATGTACTTGCTGCAAAAATTAATGGGAAAGTAGTTGATGCAACAAAACCAATAAATTCTAAAGAAAAAATAAACCTTGAATTATTAACATGGCAGGATAAGGATGGAAAATCGACATTTTGGCACTCTAGTGCTCATTTATTAGCTGAAGCAATACAGTACTATTATCCTGATGCTAAATTTGCAATAGGTCCACCAATCGAAAATGGATTTTATTATGATATCGATTTTTCAAAAAACATGTCATTTTCTTCTGAAGATTTTCCAAAAATTGAAAGTAAAATAATCGAACTAGCAAAACAAAAAAACAACTTTACTTTTAGTCCAATTTCAAAAAAAGAAGCTCTAGATTTTTTTTCAAAAAGGGAAAACAATTATAAACTTGAATTAACTAAAAACTTATCAGATGGTGATATTACTTTTTATCAACAAGGTAATTTTACTGATTTATGTAAAGGACCACATATTCCGCACACGGGCTTTATAAAAGCTGTTAAATTAATCAATGTTGCGGGAGCATACTGGAGAGGGGACGAGACAAAGACACAATTGACAAGAATTTATGGCATTACATTTCCAAAGAAAAAAGAATTAGATGAATACTTAATAAACTACGAAGAAGCAAAAAAAAGAGACCACAGAAAAATTGGAAAAAACATGGGTCTTTTTATGTTTTCTCAAAAGGTTGGTCAAGGTTTACCACTATGGCTACCAAAAGGAGCATATTTAAGAGACAAACTAATCGACTTTATGAGAAACACTCAAGTAAATCATGGATATCAACCAGTTGTAACTCCTCACATTGGTTCAAAAGATTTGTATGTGTGTTCGGGGCACTATGATAAATATGGTGAAGACTCTTTTCAACCCATTAAAACTCCCAACCAAAATGAAGAGTTTTTTTTAAAACCTATGAATTGTCCACATCATTGTGAAATATATAAGGCACAACCAAGATCATATAAAGATTTACCAATTAGATTTGCAGAATTTGGTACGGTATATAGATATGAACAAAGTGGAGAATTACATGGATTAACTAGAGTGCGTGCATTTACACAAGATGACGCTCATATCTTTGTGTTACCTGAACAATTACAAGAAGAATTTGAGAATGTTATTGATCTTGTATTATATATTCTAAAAGCTATGAATCTAACTGAGTACGTAGCACAAATCTCTCTAAGAGATCCAAATAAAAAAGATAATTACATTGGGAGTGACCAAAACTGGGATTTATCTGAAAAAGCAATTATTGAAGCAACAAAAAATAAAAAATTAGAGACCATTGTAGAATATGGGGAAGCAGCTTTTTACGGACCAAAATTAGATTTTATGGTAAAGGATGCATTAGGAAGAAAATGGCAACTCGGCACGATTCAAGTAGATTATAATTTACCTGAAAGATTTGAATTAGAATATAAGGGTTCTGATGATAAAATGCATCGACCTGTAATGATTCATAGAGCACCATTTGGATCTCTTGAAAGATTTATTGCTCTTTTCATTGAACACACAGGAGGAAATTTTCCTGTTTGGTTAACGCCTGAACAAATAATTATATTACCAATCAGCCAAAAACATAACGAATACTGTGGAAAACTTTTAAATTCTCTAAAAAATTACGATATTCGCGGTCGCATAGATGATAGAAATGAAACTACCGGTAAAAAAATAAGAGATGCGGAGTTAAATAGAATACCATTTATGGTTATAATAGGTGACAATGAAATTGAGAAAAATTCATTATCTATAAGACAACATGGAGGTACCAATCTTGGTTCAATGAGTCAAAATAAATTTATTGATCTTATTAAAGCTAAAATTGAAACTGAATTGCAAAAAAATTAG
- a CDS encoding translation initiation factor IF-3, which produces MKKENPHKINNFILAETIRLVGDNVENKVCSKEEGLNLAKGLGLDLVEISAKSDTPVCKIIDYSKFLYSQKKKQKEIKSKTAKVVMKEIRFGPNTDTHDYNFKLNHAKKFIDDGCKLKAYVFFKGRAIIHKERGEILLLKLAQDLEEKAKVDQLPKLEGKRMIMLISPILKK; this is translated from the coding sequence ATAAAAAAAGAAAACCCCCATAAAATAAATAATTTTATTTTAGCTGAGACAATAAGATTAGTGGGCGATAATGTTGAAAATAAAGTTTGTTCAAAAGAAGAGGGACTAAATCTTGCCAAAGGACTAGGTTTAGATTTAGTAGAAATATCTGCCAAATCTGATACACCAGTTTGCAAAATAATTGATTACAGCAAGTTTCTTTACTCGCAAAAAAAGAAACAAAAGGAGATAAAGTCAAAAACTGCTAAAGTAGTAATGAAGGAGATTAGATTTGGTCCTAACACTGATACACATGATTATAATTTTAAACTAAATCATGCTAAGAAGTTTATTGATGATGGGTGTAAATTAAAGGCTTATGTTTTTTTCAAAGGGAGAGCAATTATCCATAAAGAACGTGGTGAAATTTTGCTATTAAAGTTGGCTCAAGATTTAGAAGAAAAAGCAAAAGTAGATCAATTACCAAAATTAGAAGGTAAAAGAATGATTATGCTAATATCGCCAATATTAAAAAAATAA
- a CDS encoding ParB/RepB/Spo0J family partition protein — translation MNNKNRLGRGLASIFNNQKDISTTKKINIDLIEKNPFQPRTNFTKIEITELANSIKTYGLIQPITVRQNTHNKFELISGERRLRAAKLIGLKEIPVFIKNIQNKNMLAVALVENIQRQNLDPMDIALSLEQLIKNYNLTHDTLGKRIGKSRSTISNYLRLLKLDPIIQAGVRDKMITMGHAKAIMNIENQTIQLEIYQTIIKDNLSVRDAEKIVKNNKLTVSKTRLTDDNLSIHYKKIENNLSDFFNEEIKLKILKNGNGKIEIPFKSEKKLDEIIQLLYSS, via the coding sequence ATGAATAATAAAAATCGACTTGGAAGAGGACTGGCTTCAATTTTTAATAATCAAAAAGACATAAGTACTACCAAAAAAATTAATATTGACTTAATTGAAAAAAATCCTTTTCAACCACGAACCAATTTTACTAAAATAGAAATTACTGAACTAGCTAATTCGATTAAAACATATGGTCTTATACAGCCTATTACCGTTAGACAAAATACACACAATAAATTTGAACTTATTTCTGGGGAAAGAAGATTAAGAGCAGCAAAATTAATTGGTTTAAAAGAAATCCCAGTTTTTATCAAAAATATTCAGAACAAGAATATGCTCGCTGTTGCACTTGTAGAAAATATACAACGTCAAAATCTAGACCCTATGGATATTGCATTAAGTCTAGAGCAATTGATAAAAAACTATAACTTAACCCATGATACATTAGGTAAGCGAATTGGTAAAAGCAGATCAACAATAAGTAATTATTTAAGATTATTAAAATTGGATCCGATTATTCAAGCTGGTGTGAGAGATAAAATGATCACTATGGGTCATGCAAAAGCAATTATGAATATTGAAAATCAAACTATACAGCTAGAAATCTATCAAACAATCATAAAAGATAATTTATCGGTAAGGGATGCTGAAAAAATCGTTAAAAACAATAAATTAACTGTTTCCAAAACACGTTTAACTGATGATAATTTATCAATTCATTATAAAAAGATTGAAAATAATCTATCAGATTTTTTTAATGAGGAAATTAAACTGAAAATTCTTAAAAACGGAAATGGAAAAATTGAAATACCTTTTAAATCAGAAAAAAAATTAGATGAAATTATTCAACTACTCTACTCTTCTTAA
- a CDS encoding acyl-CoA carboxylase subunit beta: MDIAFNKNEDNMKLLVSSMKQKKHIIELGGGEINIKKQHEKGKLTARERIKKILDLNSFYIEIGSFAANDLYEEYGGCPAAGVIVVIGLINEKNCIVVANDATVKSGAWFPMTAKKNLRAQEICINNKIPIIYLVDSAGVFLPLQDQIFPDKNHFGRQFRNNAKISANGISQISAIMGSCVAGGAYLPIMSDEALIVEKTGSVFLAGSHLVKAAIGENIDNEKLGGADTHCDISGVTDYKCKNDEEAIHLIRDLIKSTRNGSLTGFSRIESKEPKKSLNDIYGIIPKDRSQQYDMKEIIERLVDDSFLREYKASYGKTLICAYARIDGWAVGIIANQRSIVKNGKGEMQLGGVIYSDSADKAARFIMNCNQKGIPLLFVQDVNGFMVGSRAEHNGIIKDGAKMVNAMANSVVPKFTVIIGNSFGAGNYAMCGKAYDPNLILAWPTAQIAVMGGEQAAKVILKLEENKLKKDGKALSKLEKEKLFKSINEKYQNQMTPYYAASRMWVDEIIDPKETRQYISKGIEISNNKPIEEFKTGIIQT; the protein is encoded by the coding sequence ATTGACATTGCTTTTAATAAAAATGAAGATAATATGAAATTGCTAGTCTCAAGTATGAAACAAAAAAAACATATTATAGAGTTAGGTGGTGGTGAAATTAATATTAAAAAACAACATGAAAAAGGTAAATTAACTGCAAGAGAAAGGATTAAGAAAATTTTAGACTTAAATTCATTTTACATTGAAATTGGCAGTTTTGCTGCTAACGACCTCTATGAAGAATATGGTGGGTGTCCTGCAGCTGGTGTAATTGTTGTAATAGGTCTAATTAATGAAAAAAACTGCATTGTTGTAGCAAATGATGCAACTGTAAAATCCGGTGCTTGGTTTCCCATGACCGCAAAAAAAAATTTAAGAGCTCAAGAAATATGTATCAATAACAAGATACCAATTATCTATTTAGTAGATAGTGCCGGAGTTTTTTTACCGTTACAAGACCAAATATTTCCTGATAAAAATCATTTCGGAAGACAATTCAGAAATAATGCAAAAATATCTGCAAATGGTATAAGCCAAATATCTGCAATTATGGGTAGTTGTGTAGCAGGAGGTGCTTATTTACCTATAATGAGTGATGAAGCTTTAATCGTAGAAAAAACAGGAAGTGTATTCTTAGCTGGATCACACCTAGTTAAAGCTGCTATTGGAGAAAATATAGATAATGAAAAATTAGGAGGCGCAGATACACATTGTGATATTTCAGGAGTAACAGATTATAAATGCAAAAATGATGAAGAAGCTATACATTTAATTAGAGACCTGATAAAATCTACTAGAAATGGCTCCCTGACAGGTTTCTCTAGAATAGAATCCAAGGAACCAAAAAAAAGTTTAAATGATATATATGGTATTATACCAAAAGATCGTAGCCAACAATACGATATGAAAGAAATCATTGAAAGACTTGTTGACGACAGCTTTCTAAGAGAATATAAAGCAAGTTATGGAAAAACATTAATCTGTGCCTATGCTAGAATTGATGGATGGGCAGTAGGAATAATTGCTAACCAACGTTCAATAGTAAAGAATGGGAAAGGTGAAATGCAACTGGGTGGTGTAATCTATTCAGATTCCGCTGACAAAGCAGCAAGATTTATAATGAACTGTAATCAAAAAGGTATCCCATTATTATTTGTACAAGATGTAAATGGATTTATGGTTGGTTCTCGAGCAGAACATAATGGTATCATTAAAGACGGGGCGAAAATGGTAAATGCTATGGCAAATAGTGTAGTGCCAAAATTCACTGTAATCATAGGAAACTCCTTTGGGGCTGGAAATTATGCTATGTGTGGTAAGGCATATGATCCAAATTTAATTTTAGCATGGCCAACTGCACAAATTGCCGTCATGGGAGGTGAACAAGCTGCTAAGGTAATTTTAAAACTTGAAGAAAATAAATTAAAAAAAGATGGTAAAGCATTAAGTAAATTAGAAAAAGAAAAATTATTTAAATCAATCAATGAAAAATATCAAAATCAAATGACTCCTTATTATGCGGCATCCCGAATGTGGGTAGATGAAATTATCGATCCAAAAGAAACTAGACAATATATTTCAAAAGGGATTGAAATTTCAAATAATAAACCTATTGAAGAATTTAAAACAGGGATAATCCAAACATAA